The window CCCACCCGTGCCAAGGGCAGCGTAGGAGACCGTTTTCAATGGAGCCCTCACCGAGGGGACCGCCTTGGTGGGGACAGCGATTATCGAGGGCACCATATTGGCCTTTGTAATGGGTTAAGGCAAGGCTTTTATGGCCCGCCACTACAGTTTTGACACGGCTCTCAGGTAATTCGTCCAAACCTAGAACGCGGTACCACTGGGTTGTTATCTCCGGCATAGTCTCTCTCCTCAATCAAAATTTAGATTAGCAATAGCAAGCCGGTATAGAGCGCAATCCCACCGATAAAAGATCCGAAGCAGCTCTTCTTTTCGTCCGGCAATTCTCGCGCCAATATGTTGAGAATGAGGCTCCCGGCCAAAAAGGACCAGACAATCGAAACGGCTGCTTCATCAAAGCGAGTGGCTTGACCTGCGATCGCACCTACCATAATTGCAGCTGTTAAGAGCCAGCGACCTAGTTTGTCATAGGGCTTTTTGTGGTGCTCCCGCAAGCTGTGATCAATGATGAAAAAGTGCAGAGCCACCGCGATGAAATACAGAGCGCACTGCAGCAAGGTGTGGTCAGCGATATCTTGGAGCAGGTAACCGAAAATGATGTTCAGTACCGCAAAGGCTGAGATATGAATCCAAAATACAGCGGGGCTGGTAGTATCAACATCGTTTTCAAAGCGATTTTGCCGTCGAGAAGTGAGGGCCAGAATATCTAGGCCGTAAAACACAAGCAGTCCAAGGAGGGCCAAGATATAAACGTGATTTTCTAGGTAGGCCACGAAGGGCAAGGCGGAATGTTCTAGCTCTTCCTGGGCATGACTGAGTTCTGGAAAGATTTCTAGAAAGACATAGCCAATGGAAACGCCGCCGGCAAAGGACATCCAGCGATGTTCAGGGATAACGTTGACAACATTCAGTTTCGAGATGAAGGCATGCATCAACGCTAAGCCAATCGCTAAATAAAGACCGGGGCCTTCCATGATGCATTGCCTCTAGATTTTGATCGGATGTTGATCGTGCTTTCACGAATTTACTGGAGAGTGTTGACGATTCAGCACTTTCCCCACAAGACTTATGCTCTGCAATCAACGAATTGCTAGAGCCTTTGGCTTTTGATGTGCTCAGCCACTCTTAGGGTTTGGGCAATGATGGTGAGTGTAGGATTAACAGCACCTGCAGAGACAAAAAAGCTGCCATCTGTGACAAAGACATTATCTAGTTCATGGGGTTTACAGTAAGGATCCAAGACAGACTGACTCGCATCTGTTCCCATTTTCATCGTGCCCATCGTGTGTCCGAGTGGGACGCCCACCATGCTGCCTAAGTACAAATCAACATTGTGAGTGCCGGGGTGACAACCAATGCAGTCCAGGAAGTCAGTGAGTCGTTTTTTGAGCTGAGTCGCAGGTTCTACATTATTGGCTTGGTAGTCAAAGACCACCTGACCTGAGCTGTCGTAAGAGATCCCGTTTTCGATTCGGGGCAAATCTTCACTTTGGAGCCAAAAGTCTAAAGAGTGGGACGCCATTTCGGCATGGGTCATCCCATTTAGGGGTTCTGGAGACTCTAATTTCATTAGGGCTTCGTTAAAGTTACCCAGCATTTGAATCAGGCCCATTGGATATTTAAATTCGTCATCCCCCCAGTAGTAATCGGCCAGGGCTAGCGTTTTTTCAAAGGTGGCATCATTGGGTGTTTTGCTAATGGCGATCAACGTCGCGTTGTTGTGTCCCATAAAGTTGCGCCCCACTAGGCCCGTGGCGTTGGCGAGACCGTTGGGGTGTTTGGGATGTTGCGATCGCAAAAACAAAAGTGCCGACCCCAAAGCTCCCGCCGCCACAATCACTAGGTCTGCCTTATATTCAATCGTTTCCCCCGCCTCAGTTTTCACCACCACTGTCTCCACCTTTCGACCAGAGGCATCGACTTCAAGACGCTCCACAGGGCTATTGGTTTTCAGAGTCACGTTGTCGTGCTGCAGCGCAGGGCGAATCCCGACAATGTGAGAGTCTGCCTTGATCTCATAGGGATCAGGGTAGCCATCAAATTGCGGCCATAAATCTAAGCTACTGGTGGCTCCATCTTCTCCGTCATGGCCCATTCGCATTCCCATCGGAATGGGGAACGGATGCAGTCCCTTGTTCGCTAAATCATCATTGAGTCGCTGAATGCGAGGCTCATGCTGCAGCGGTTCATAGGGATAGGGAGAACTGCGCTTCGGTTCAGTGGGATCGGCTCCGTCTTCACCGTGAACGTAATACCATTTTTCACTGATCGCGTAGTAAGGCTCTAGATCTGTGTAGGAGATGGGCCAAGCTGGGGAAATGCCGTCATGGTGTTCAACTTCTTCAAAGTCTTTTTCCCGCAGACGGAAGAGGGCTGATCCGTAGAACTTGGTATTGCCGCCCACGTAGTAGTGGGGGTGGCTAGGGCGGAAGGGTTCCCCCTCGTGATACCAGGTAACGTCGGGAGTGTATCGCTTTTCCACCCAGTTCACATGAGGGTCAAAGTTGTCCATCTCACGAGGGATAAAACCTCCTTTTTCTAGAATTAAAATACTTTTTCCGGTAGGAGCTAGCGCTCTAGCCATTGTGCCGCCGCCTGCGCCCGTGCCAATGATGATGATGTCGTATTGGTTATCCATTGCGTGTTTTCTAATTGTTTAGTGATCTCGAGCCGTCAGGGGAATGCGATAGCGATCTCCGAAAGGAGGCAGATAATCAAGCTGCAGCGTTTTCCAGGCATAGGCTCCTGCAGGAATACCGATATCCGCCAGAGTGAGTTCTCCTGTTCTCTCAGGCAAAAGACCTGTTTTCGGTAGGGCCAGCGTCATCGTCCCCTGGGCATGAATAAAGGCTCCCGGCGTGTCTCCAGTCGTAGAATCAACCCCAGAAGGGATATCAAGCGATAAAATGGACGCATCTAAACGATTGGCCCACTCAATTAAATCTAAAGCATTACCTCGGGGAGCCGCTCGGAGACTGTAGCCAATCAAGGCATCAAGAATTAGATCGATCGGTTCATCAGTCGCGAGAAGATCCTCAATGGCAATCTCTTGACCATTTGTGGCTTGAAAAATCCGTCGCTGCCAAGCAGGAACTTCTTTGAGCCGCTCAACGGAGGATAGACACAGCTTTACGTTGGCTCCTCGGTTGGCTAAATGTCTGGCGGCACAAATGCCACCGCCCCCATTGCCACCGCTTCCAGCCAAGACAATGATGTTGGCCTGCTGCCACTGGCCGTTGAGAGTTGAGATCGCCTGCAGCGCTAAATTGCGTCCTGCATTTTCCATCATCTGAAATAGATTGGGGCCAGTCTCCTCTGTTGCCACACGGTCGACTTCAATCATTTGCTCCGCCGTCACCGAAGGTATTTCCAGGCCCGTATCTGTAAAGAATTTCAGTTCCATTACTCAGAATATGTGCCGTTTTTTCAATCGTTACCACTTGTGACAGCAGAACTAGCTTAGTAATTTACAGTAGGGTAAACCACTGTCAGATCATCATTTTCCCAATGAGTATCGGCATTGGCTTTACGAGTTTGCCCCTCCGCCTCCCATTGAGGTTTCGTGTCGCCTAGCCGACCGTTATAAAAAAGGTACAGCTTGTCATTTTCGACAATGTAACTCTTGGGATCAACGGGAAAGGTTTTGCCTTCTGAAACCGCTACAGCACAAAAACCACCGTACTGCGGGGCATATTGCGAAGGTGCAGCATCAAATGTTGTCTTATTAGCTTGGCTACTGAAGTAGTAAATTGCACCGTTATGCGTTGAGGAGATTTCGGTGCTTCCCTCAACGGGTTGATTCTCGAAGTAAGAAACAGGGTCATATCCTTGAATTGCAACCCCTGTTTCATTGAGATTTTGCAAGTGTGCCATAAGTAGTACCCTTTCGATGACTAGTGCTAATTGAGCTGAATTTTGTGCACAGATACCATGCCTCTAGAGCATATTGAGCTAAAGAAGAGGATTACAGAGTATCGATGTATTGAGCTAAAATTTAGCCTCGGCTAAAGGAACACCAAATTTCTCACACCAAATTGTGAGTTCATCGTAGTTGCCTACATCTAGAGTTGCAGGCAAACGATAAATTTGCTTGCCGCTGTCAAGGTTAAGTCCTGAGAACGTACTAGCACTCGCAAACGAATCATTGTTTGAAAAGCCCAGGCGAGGGTCAGGGGCGCCATCAAATGAGAAGTCCTCGCCCAATATTAGATAGTAGATATCACCTTGTTTGACAATCTCAACTTTGCCGCTGACGGTATGATCGTTTTCCCCAGTGAAACTGGAGGATTGAATCAAACTTGCTCCTTCCAAGACATCAGCCGCTTGAATAACGGTTGGCGAGAAAGCAAGGATTGTACCGGCTAAAAGTAATGATTTAAGCATATCTAAATTTTCCTCTCTCTATGGAGTTTTGGATTGCATTTTTTGAAAAACGATATCTTGCACTAGTGGTGTAGTTATCGTGATGGAGTTTTACTTTCTCAGCTACTAATGGCTTAAAGAAAGTCAGCGCATCTTTGTGGTTGCCAGCATGAGGTACCTGCAATTCATACATGCAATAACAGCATTATCTATACAGAAGATTAGAAAATTAATTTAATCTGAGCTTGAGGTGAAGAATTCTTAGGATTTATTTATGAGTGGGATGTACAAATGATGATTCTTAGTTAGTCTCTTGATTTATTGGCCACTCATCGAGGAGTATTGAGTGGCTACAGTAGCACGAGGGAGCATGTCGCCTTTTTGAGAGGAAAATGTCTCTTATACTCATGCTGCGGCGGATTTTGTGGTCTTGACGGGTATCAAAGTCAGCTCAGAAACGTAGCAACGTTTGGTTCATCGACAAATCTTCGGTCCATCGCCTGAGGAGAAAGAGGTCACACAGCTTAGATGGCGGCAATATTCGTCTCCTTACTCCCAGGGGGCGACCGTGCCAGTAGCGCAGTTACAAGGCCATTTGGAAACGGTGATGGGGTTGGCCTTGCTGACTATCGAGACAAGGTCAGATTCATACAGAACAAGTCAAGGGTGTGAAGAAAGCAGATGCCATAGGACAGCTCTCTTTTTTCAATGAACTCTTCGGAGGGGCGGCTTAGGACCTAAACTGGTCAGGGGATTCTTCCACCTAGACGGATGATTTGCGACACAGCCCTAATTCTCAATCAACCGTTTTTGATAGTCTTGGACCGTCAGTTTCTGCTCAATATCGGCTCTGACCCGAACGACGCGCTTATGAATCTTGCTCAGGCGATGGACAAAGCGAGTTTTCACGTCAGGATTGAGCTTCCTATTAGTGTAAACAGGTGTTCCATTTTTGAGATGAACATCAACGCCTCTGTTCGTCTGTTGAAAAATAAACACTTCGCCTTCAAATCGTCCGTTTTTACCCAGTATATTGATCACATCTTTCAGCGCAGGATCGAGAGTGTTGGAATCAACTGATGGCACGGTTTTCTCAGGCTTCTCTCGGGCGATCGCACCTAATTCTCTGCCCATTTCGAAGGTCATCTTGGCTGCGATGCGAGTAAAGACAAATGAGATCGCAACTACTGTCCCTCCAATATCAAGAACCTGTTCAGCAACCTGCTTCGCAACGGGTGCTTTTTCTTTAGTCCAGCGCCTGATCTTGACCTCTTGCTGAGCCTCCCACGCTTTGATATCGTGCTGCTTAATAGCCTCAGACAACGCAGCCAATTCCTGACGTGCTCGTTCAGCCGTCTTCTCCGCCGCACTGACTTCAGACTGTATTGTCTCGATCTGAGTGCGGATCAGACTGCTCTTCTTCTGCTCCAAATTTGTTTGCGCTTCTGGAGAATCGAGTTCTTCAGACACAGCGAGAGCAGGAGCAACGGTCGTTCTTTCAGGCGCAGCAACAACTGCAGAGGCCTGGGAAATATAGTTCTGCAAAACAGTCTGTGGCTTAAGACCATTCTTGAATTGGACCCACAGATTCGTCGGATCATTTTGATCGGACAACTGTGAATCTTCTGTACTTAAGTCACTTTCAAGATCTAGATTTTCGTGAGCGATGGCAGATTCCTTTCTTTGTTGCTCCTTCTCAGAGACGATTTCAGTCCTAGACTCTGCATCTGATGCCCTCGGTTCTACCGCAAGAGAATCTGTGGCCGTGAAAGTCCCCCAGAATTTGAAGCCGTTGAGTTGTGTAGGCTTCTGCACTTGTACTAGGAGCTGTGGATTGGATGGGGCATACCGGAACGCTGGATACTCTTGACATAGCTCTCTAACTTGTTGCGCTGCCGACGCATCGCAAAGCAGCGGCAATGGCTCTTTAGACGTCGTTAGCACCACGTCTTTTAAGTTTATATATCGCTTAGGCACATTCGGCTGACTATCATCATCGAAAAAGTCCGCTGGCTCTGACGGTTTCTGATCGAAGCTGCGATAGGTCTGCAACGCTGCCCGGATCTGCTCTACTGTTACTCCTTGCACATAAGCAGTCAGGCTTGCGGCTAAGGCAGAGGCAATGGCAGCCGGCGAACAGCCACGGACTGTCAGCGGCAGATGTGCAACTTTTTCAATCCGCTTTACTTCGTCTTGCTGCAGAATCGAGAGGTAGCCCTGTTCATAGACGGCAGCGATTCCACCCTGCTGGAGATGAGATCGCAACACCAAATTCTCAGGATCCATCGAGAAGTAGGCAACCTGGCCCTGAACCTGCTCCGCCATCGTGACAACCCGCTCGTCATCAGCATTCAGCACAGCATAGCCATCTGCATGGACAGCGCCAGAAATCACAGATAGCGCTCTCGCCCTGTGGTCAAGCGTACAGGGACTTTGATCCGATGGCACATTCAGGACCACCCCCACATCACAGTGCGAGAAGCCTAGCCCCGATCGCAAAATGCTGCTGTGGGAAGTCTCCAAAACAGCCATATCCACCGTCGGATCTTGCAAAATTATCTGAGCGCTTTGAGCGTCGGTCGCACGGCCCTTTTTGACAGGATACTGACCAATAAAAGCACCATCTGCCGTTGTATAGCCCACAGAGTCCTTCACTTGACCTAAGATATGCGAGATCAGAGGCGTAGGCGTTTCTGAGCCCCCCGTTTCTGCCACCGCCACCACCGGAATCTGAGTCGGCGCGCCGGCTGGGAACAGCATGTCGAGAATTGGAGCTGCAACATTTCGGGCCACACCTTCGCTGGGGGCCATATGCATGCGCAGCCCAGGAGCCGCATTGACCTCCACAATCACGCCATCCACGTCTTTTAACGGCTGGGTAATATCGGTCGTAATCACATCTATGCCAACAATATCGAGATCGATGATCCGTGAAGCCCGCTCTGCCAGCCACAGCGTATCTGGATGGATCTCATCAGTCCGGTCAATTGCAGTCCCGCCCGTACTCAGATTGGCATTTGCCCGCAGGTAGCAAATTTGGTCCGGCTGTAAAACGGTATCAAGGGTAAACCCTTGACGGCTCAGCATTTCATCGGTAGCGTTATCGAGCTTTATTTTAGTGAGCGGCGTATCGTGGCCTTCGCCCCGACGAGCATCTTTATTCTCTAGTTCAACCAAGTCAAAAATTGTGCTTTGGCCATTACCAACGATATGGGCAGGGACCCGCTCGGCTACCGCGACAACCTTGTGATTAACAACTAAAATTCGATGATCTCGGCCCTGATAGAAATGCTCAACAATCACGCCATCAGAGATATCCTTAGCTCGGTCATAGGCAAACTCTGCCTGCCGCCAAGAGCGAATATCAATTGTGATCCCGCGACCTTGGTTCCCGTCTAGAGGCTTAACCACAATGGGATAGCCGCCCAGGTCATCAATGGCCTCTTCTAGATCGCGAAAGGCATAAATGACCTTCCCTAATGGAACGGGAGCGCCCATGCTCGTCAAAATTTCTTTGGTTCTTTCCTTATCACAGGCCAGCTCCACACCCAGAACGTTGCTGTGAGATGTTAGCGCTGCCTGAATCCGCTTCTGATGCTTGCCGGAACCAAACTGAAACAGATCACAGGTCTCTAGGTGTGTCCAGGGAATGCCTCGGTTTTCTGCTTCTTGAATCAATGCCTCAGTACTTGCTCCCTGAGCGGCTTCACTCCGTAAATTTCTCAGATCATCTAGATCTATTTGTAGTTCAGATTTGGGATAAACGCCCTTATCAAGGATACTTTGGCATAAACGCAGCGCAGCTCGGGTTGCATAGCGTCCGGCGTCTTCATTTTGGTACTCAATGGCAACCTGATAAGCGTCAGGAGAAGCTGTCTCGCAAGTACAGCCAAACGCCACTGGCATATCGGCCAATACCTGAAGTTCTAAAGCGACGTGCTTCAAAATATGCCCCATCATGGAGCCTTGTAGTTCCTGATCTAGAGATGCTCCTCGATATTCTGGGGCATAAAGTTTTTGTTTCAGGCTGGGTAAAGTCTGCGTGAGACCATCCAAAAAGCCTGGAAGAGTATTAGAGGGACCATCGGAAACATCCTCCAAATCCAGCAGCACAACGATGAGCTTTGAGCAGCTAACGCTCCAATAGTTTGGACCTCGAAGCGTCTGAGTTTGAAGGATTTTCATAGTGATAGATGAGTTTCTAATGATGCTACATAGGCCGTTCAAGCCTGGGCTTTGATAAACCGACAGGACTTCAATATAGGCTGAAAGATTTGAACCCTGAAGTTCACCGGGATACAAAACTCAACAATTATGTCGTTTTTATGACATCTTTATGAGTGATTGCTGCTGTTTGCGATCGCAAATGAGACTAACCCTGAACGAAGCGAACAAAACCGGGAAAGGCTCCAAACTCATTTCAGATCAGTGAAGCTATCTACTCTATGCCCTCAATCGGAGCAAAGCCCTGTCGCTGAATATTCTCTGTAACAGTACGGGGATCAAGAAACTGTAGTAAATAATCTGGCCCCCCAGCTTTAGAGCCAACCCCTGAAAGCTTATATCCCCCAAAGGGTTGCCGAGCGACGATCGCACCTGTAATGCTGCGATTGATGTATAAATTCCCTACTTCAAACTCCGTTTTGGCTTGTTCAATATGGGATGGGGTGCGAGAGTACAGTCCACCCGTGAGCGCGAAGTTCGTGTTGTTTGCGATCGCAACTCCCTCTTCAAAACTCTGCGCCTTAATCACTGACAGAACCGGACCAAAAATTTCTTCCTGAGCCAGCGAACTGTGCGGATCAACCTCAGTAA of the Acaryochloris thomasi RCC1774 genome contains:
- a CDS encoding GMC oxidoreductase codes for the protein MDNQYDIIIIGTGAGGGTMARALAPTGKSILILEKGGFIPREMDNFDPHVNWVEKRYTPDVTWYHEGEPFRPSHPHYYVGGNTKFYGSALFRLREKDFEEVEHHDGISPAWPISYTDLEPYYAISEKWYYVHGEDGADPTEPKRSSPYPYEPLQHEPRIQRLNDDLANKGLHPFPIPMGMRMGHDGEDGATSSLDLWPQFDGYPDPYEIKADSHIVGIRPALQHDNVTLKTNSPVERLEVDASGRKVETVVVKTEAGETIEYKADLVIVAAGALGSALLFLRSQHPKHPNGLANATGLVGRNFMGHNNATLIAISKTPNDATFEKTLALADYYWGDDEFKYPMGLIQMLGNFNEALMKLESPEPLNGMTHAEMASHSLDFWLQSEDLPRIENGISYDSSGQVVFDYQANNVEPATQLKKRLTDFLDCIGCHPGTHNVDLYLGSMVGVPLGHTMGTMKMGTDASQSVLDPYCKPHELDNVFVTDGSFFVSAGAVNPTLTIIAQTLRVAEHIKSQRL
- a CDS encoding NAD(P)H-hydrate epimerase; this translates as MELKFFTDTGLEIPSVTAEQMIEVDRVATEETGPNLFQMMENAGRNLALQAISTLNGQWQQANIIVLAGSGGNGGGGICAARHLANRGANVKLCLSSVERLKEVPAWQRRIFQATNGQEIAIEDLLATDEPIDLILDALIGYSLRAAPRGNALDLIEWANRLDASILSLDIPSGVDSTTGDTPGAFIHAQGTMTLALPKTGLLPERTGELTLADIGIPAGAYAWKTLQLDYLPPFGDRYRIPLTARDH
- a CDS encoding YHS domain-containing (seleno)protein, producing MAHLQNLNETGVAIQGYDPVSYFENQPVEGSTEISSTHNGAIYYFSSQANKTTFDAAPSQYAPQYGGFCAVAVSEGKTFPVDPKSYIVENDKLYLFYNGRLGDTKPQWEAEGQTRKANADTHWENDDLTVVYPTVNY
- a CDS encoding DM13 domain-containing protein, producing MLKSLLLAGTILAFSPTVIQAADVLEGASLIQSSSFTGENDHTVSGKVEIVKQGDIYYLILGEDFSFDGAPDPRLGFSNNDSFASASTFSGLNLDSGKQIYRLPATLDVGNYDELTIWCEKFGVPLAEAKF
- a CDS encoding cyanophycin synthetase family protein — encoded protein: MKILQTQTLRGPNYWSVSCSKLIVVLLDLEDVSDGPSNTLPGFLDGLTQTLPSLKQKLYAPEYRGASLDQELQGSMMGHILKHVALELQVLADMPVAFGCTCETASPDAYQVAIEYQNEDAGRYATRAALRLCQSILDKGVYPKSELQIDLDDLRNLRSEAAQGASTEALIQEAENRGIPWTHLETCDLFQFGSGKHQKRIQAALTSHSNVLGVELACDKERTKEILTSMGAPVPLGKVIYAFRDLEEAIDDLGGYPIVVKPLDGNQGRGITIDIRSWRQAEFAYDRAKDISDGVIVEHFYQGRDHRILVVNHKVVAVAERVPAHIVGNGQSTIFDLVELENKDARRGEGHDTPLTKIKLDNATDEMLSRQGFTLDTVLQPDQICYLRANANLSTGGTAIDRTDEIHPDTLWLAERASRIIDLDIVGIDVITTDITQPLKDVDGVIVEVNAAPGLRMHMAPSEGVARNVAAPILDMLFPAGAPTQIPVVAVAETGGSETPTPLISHILGQVKDSVGYTTADGAFIGQYPVKKGRATDAQSAQIILQDPTVDMAVLETSHSSILRSGLGFSHCDVGVVLNVPSDQSPCTLDHRARALSVISGAVHADGYAVLNADDERVVTMAEQVQGQVAYFSMDPENLVLRSHLQQGGIAAVYEQGYLSILQQDEVKRIEKVAHLPLTVRGCSPAAIASALAASLTAYVQGVTVEQIRAALQTYRSFDQKPSEPADFFDDDSQPNVPKRYINLKDVVLTTSKEPLPLLCDASAAQQVRELCQEYPAFRYAPSNPQLLVQVQKPTQLNGFKFWGTFTATDSLAVEPRASDAESRTEIVSEKEQQRKESAIAHENLDLESDLSTEDSQLSDQNDPTNLWVQFKNGLKPQTVLQNYISQASAVVAAPERTTVAPALAVSEELDSPEAQTNLEQKKSSLIRTQIETIQSEVSAAEKTAERARQELAALSEAIKQHDIKAWEAQQEVKIRRWTKEKAPVAKQVAEQVLDIGGTVVAISFVFTRIAAKMTFEMGRELGAIAREKPEKTVPSVDSNTLDPALKDVINILGKNGRFEGEVFIFQQTNRGVDVHLKNGTPVYTNRKLNPDVKTRFVHRLSKIHKRVVRVRADIEQKLTVQDYQKRLIEN